A section of the Spirosoma pollinicola genome encodes:
- a CDS encoding transposase — MVKRRVFDEAFKEMAVELSYVKGSIQEAARELDIDPGRISKWRQRHKKNDQTLPANTTLTDEQQQIRRLQRELREAPS, encoded by the coding sequence ATGGTTAAACGACGTGTGTTTGACGAAGCATTCAAGGAAATGGCTGTCGAGCTGTCTTATGTAAAAGGATCAATTCAAGAAGCCGCCCGCGAATTGGACATCGATCCAGGACGAATCAGCAAATGGAGACAACGCCACAAAAAAAACGATCAAACGTTGCCTGCCAATACCACACTTACTGACGAACAGCAACAGATCAGAAGGTTGCAACGAGAGCTTCGAGAAGCTCCTAGCTAG
- a CDS encoding DEAD/DEAH box helicase family protein — protein sequence MLLADKVKKSVEIVPNLMQAEALRSLKAIRDKTKDKALIISATGTGKTILCALDVREVNPNKFLFIVHNEGILNRAKEEFKKVSS from the coding sequence ATGCTGCTAGCTGATAAGGTGAAAAAATCAGTGGAAATTGTACCCAATTTAATGCAAGCAGAAGCATTAAGGTCATTAAAAGCTATTAGGGATAAAACCAAAGATAAGGCGTTAATAATATCTGCAACTGGTACAGGTAAAACGATTTTATGTGCATTAGATGTTAGAGAAGTAAACCCTAATAAATTTTTATTTATTGTTCATAATGAGGGGATTTTAAATAGAGCTAAGGAAGAATTTAAAAAAGTATCTAGCTAG
- a CDS encoding aldo/keto reductase: MYGPERSEELVGEVVKEYPREQIKIATKGSHEFDENQEVHQNNQPEYLKQQVENSLKRLQTDYIDLYYIHFPDDNTPKDQAVAALQELKEQGKIKAIGVSNFTLDQLKEANKDGYVDVVQLEYNLLHRENEAVLQYCVDHLITFIPYFPLASGILAGKYDENTKFSDHRTTRRDFIPGVFEENVRRVKALESLAAAHQTSIANIVLAFYLTRPAIDVIIPGAKRAEQVIENIKAADIVLSDDEIQYIDELFPIED, translated from the coding sequence ATTTATGGGCCAGAACGATCAGAAGAATTGGTTGGAGAAGTTGTTAAGGAATATCCGCGAGAGCAAATTAAAATTGCTACGAAAGGGTCTCATGAATTTGATGAAAATCAAGAAGTACATCAGAACAATCAACCGGAATATTTAAAACAACAAGTTGAGAATAGTTTGAAACGTCTACAAACTGATTATATCGATTTATATTATATTCATTTTCCTGATGACAACACTCCGAAAGATCAAGCAGTTGCAGCATTACAAGAGCTTAAGGAACAAGGGAAGATTAAAGCCATTGGTGTATCAAATTTCACATTAGATCAACTTAAAGAAGCAAATAAAGATGGTTACGTTGATGTTGTACAGTTAGAATATAATTTATTGCACCGCGAAAATGAGGCAGTATTGCAATATTGTGTTGATCACCTAATCACATTTATTCCTTATTTCCCATTAGCATCCGGTATTTTAGCTGGAAAATATGATGAGAACACTAAATTTAGTGACCATCGTACTACACGTCGTGATTTTATACCTGGTGTTTTTGAAGAGAATGTGCGTCGCGTAAAAGCTTTGGAAAGCCTAGCTGCAGCACATCAAACTTCAATTGCGAACATTGTATTAGCATTTTATTTAACGAGACCAGCTATCGATGTGATTATTCCTGGTGCAAAACGTGCAGAACAAGTCATTGAAAATATTAAAGCTGCAGATATCGTTTTATCAGATGATGAGATTCAATATATCGATGAATTGTTTCCAATTGAAGACTAA
- a CDS encoding transposase, whose translation MVKRRVFDEAFKEMAVELSYVKGSIQEAARELDIDPGRISKWRQRHKKNDQTLPANTTLTDEQQQIRS comes from the coding sequence ATGGTTAAACGACGTGTGTTTGACGAAGCATTCAAGGAAATGGCTGTCGAGCTGTCTTATGTAAAAGGATCAATTCAAGAAGCCGCCCGCGAATTGGACATCGATCCAGGACGAATCAGCAAATGGAGACAACGCCACAAAAAAAACGATCAAACGTTGCCTGCCAATACCACACTTACTGACGAACAGCAACAGATCAGAAGCTAG